In the genome of Criblamydia sequanensis CRIB-18, one region contains:
- a CDS encoding DUF3638 domain-containing protein, translating to MTLSSVYNLNLSRNSEIKLSDENKDPISPHSDLIPIVDKILRNTKGLNHLQTIEIKKKSDGSSAISLVCAKGIKKFQPGETLLSQIKELFETTHFGKESLIIRFQKENTPLCQRNYDSLSDNLFAHIHADEFGLGSQLQGLNFEATLRYVLKFIKTTKRETYFSEKFLNLLREALDFDTTNEEAFVNQFNFKYWEVSTGKNPYFILPGGWCGKPGHAIYYKIYKDKIEIFNLGGGVENHLNESESAIPILQIKGILASKFRDDELPKILFQVKNNLVLKNASYKNTDYGEKDIYQNLVDFLEPQELVIPEETRPMHIQKSGFCSFRSLMALISEEMYLDDYKKFKFELKLISLENKVLSYPTALSASGEYHLLNTAFKKLCRSLDKLYREGVVDEKYLIAGESRLKLTGSFLKKKKNDLAKTKKLPPFSNLRYQPLSEIGFNFPTSSFSLGKKDLQLDADSSLSLEGLKGLKLEALLKKVEHFLPEFEKKCLSGSSDIRTRMSIEKIIEKFSIENLELEDFSRKGLEKGIITLNKLLEVYFKLIVFSKDNYPYPIYFLNLLKILYLQHHFSVALAPACKDVKPVCQYLFYKWLNREAQNPIYYYFHMFDSKKEEELKKLVTWINEEALLPLKFEMENNNNNRAFKITFNESHSKYQKRSWLDFFKEVLPDLIEEEKYAIEGRPSWMQDGELFMSDKLPEWFKCLIQSALYFSYFSDVSISPSKELDRAGTLDVFLEKEYKKDYSNSEYIEIKSSLSGNPKNDSTKFRSLYPPFLNKKMEKMFQEILNSNSAIIESAWVFADKSYRFKKGFSKREIEDYRKLSYANLGGDLGIISLFDFFAKHTDRLIDPDYLILFQMFLFQPGVLIALNEVMKEKLFAFLINQTNKFKKDNELTGYLLCLRLLRRLVHYFPKEINLNFSDLIKENLSQIGLSKENCCLIYAELISTYNEKETLNEDELEELLTGIFFLKVHPISENLIDSYIKKDIGEVLVKFEGEIKRFYQNEARFDEMVLRISKVIHPELEVVWKRIEKDIRLAYQTEDGQGLFLPLEGSIEHHSKSKEIPSKVRNTKLYKKLFRNIHSGEVFADGSCHFVDKKGIQTYVRADDSQKLQVEQIFKEPDHLYAYVPSQTFLGYFRDTSLFISVYLAKQFYHFASTREDREKEIYFKNIKTQEIVYRADLRDVSDKFEVLITRLSDGLVLSKPHDVFEGFEKQEYTHEWVNKNGELKELEFPRYDLKFIKGSDNKFYTETFPGFYLTRETGLKGAPDYKHLLILKNAEGLRKAILPFHHFIKADKPESLNPDYKIEMNNQSCEETYFAFDIDAKRNLKSKSKIANLYLAEVYLLNQSYSKAKKYLDYAAKKLTPFSTEEREILKKIATLNDSTGNEHGEAIGLQTKAAFTLFKNAKFEIQDKKLSDEYLILLHKNYALYLSHITNINSTRLTINEEKEILKHLKDSFPARLEFFKTSKTENEVSWRGTLGAPFPKLDTVSELIISTFNPDRSLFEDYDACYSKLYYEDASRALDKSSGIDFAMAYTLAINLKNDPLNEKFQAALLFQRHREKLMHQEIQKELGLLYFISRSGKQDMFPPLTKEDLENRQTFDLWLEKVLNLAKNLEQEMSLSEREFEATKSLSIISESYSPSFKRAAFQSEEWKKKWNTPLKTWVLKEKEDSIDLKKGECPTIHSLTRLASTLSSIQNYFESKESKEDPDYPLITSELRRLKEDIKEYGIQLTSLETIPFESMDLDSLSIKLRKEVSDPIQLAKFRKQLCKLANKKSEDPLEQSRRNLHLLGNYLKNIQLDDLLFNFAKQRPEELMALNPGLMKEDVHQLYSMIAEYLKISLENQKIIRCLKRIELLKKGVSNEQEINLRKELYLDLSYSTPYDPKSRPAFLVFEYFSELSLRYEQVELLELFLKDFKVNRIMELIMGAGKSSVLLPLLGALRADGEHISILIVTEFLYDSVSSETQRSLRGHTNLRSFKFDGSSDCDVNTLKAILHELKTIKEEKDCLIMTNKSIQCFLLRTVQKAYEFYSVAQDEDSIPEDLALMIKILNEFSSKGLPLLDEADFLLNILREISFASGQKKEMDALEGAVIFQIYHLLLQDEDLKGKMKLDCEKIEQGQKEDKRSVFTPELFESSLKLPLMKAFLESLKTFSYKDKLIEAKVRHFFSNMEEETRQNIEHYLLRTESQIAESQKTYFSLDADIRNILALAGEEISSLLKVTLGRVLDEDYGIGKQECFAIPFSAANTPTEGSQFASPHVTANYTLQTIAKKGISLELLKMYISKLQKEAQDEVKDSFDTKTTIDTEAWKVFKKIRGKLDLPLYNLNDEQISLISEEVNKDLKLCLEIAVEFIFPQMEIYTEKFTSTTLTLTSFFENLIGVTGTLWNKDSMHRKLLTCTREGTDTATILKLFENSYHSISIIPKESLETLADLKVDFDMVADGGGYFKAGKNLDNILVLHKMYGKPVIFFDNDGKIQVFDGINIIPYSEFPDKESCITFLDQARNTGANIPQHEKAIGLVTIGKNMQLRDLLQSCCRLRGLQKGQKVHFLISEDVLSVIRQSLGIIGNIDFSHILAFCILNQARMQSKTIQTAFHKELDEVKQKIVLEVISDENLKISEKKSILMKWRSSWVQNSYRSPDSLYGILPIFIESSEYVKLKVQELKEMLTTDLERRYLGDLEEIARKYQNILPTKTANRESSDLSTLELEHTQESQALNEVEVEVDKAGEDSVKTAGELREDENWTSFVADVFTSDLYPNWYRGFNASASFQQLPTIPVPVFSIETYMNAFEELKPYKKAFDGIDLSINMLSFPDIKELKTEDFLLFGSRRKGIQFLMVDEKTERLRLLNVNEAKQRANHPNFYNLEFGFVNRKDTLSKSLAEKVIKIKFLNGESYFNHEEISFLEKWLKEEGPEKMYHFYTRFALLGHLQKADKFQTSPLKKLFTELIQ from the coding sequence TTAGGAAGTCAGTTGCAAGGATTAAATTTTGAAGCCACCCTCCGATATGTTCTTAAATTTATTAAAACAACAAAGAGAGAAACTTATTTTTCAGAAAAGTTCCTTAATTTGCTTAGAGAAGCTCTAGATTTTGATACAACAAATGAAGAAGCTTTCGTTAATCAATTCAACTTTAAATATTGGGAAGTGTCCACCGGTAAAAATCCTTATTTTATCCTCCCGGGCGGATGGTGCGGAAAACCTGGACATGCCATCTATTACAAAATTTATAAAGACAAGATAGAGATTTTTAACCTAGGGGGGGGAGTAGAAAATCACTTAAACGAAAGCGAGAGCGCGATTCCCATTCTTCAAATAAAAGGAATTTTAGCGTCAAAATTTAGAGATGACGAACTGCCAAAAATTTTGTTTCAGGTGAAAAACAACCTCGTTCTTAAAAACGCGAGCTATAAAAATACAGACTATGGCGAAAAAGATATCTATCAAAACCTTGTAGATTTTCTTGAACCCCAAGAGCTTGTAATTCCTGAAGAAACCCGGCCCATGCATATTCAGAAATCCGGTTTTTGTTCTTTTAGATCGCTAATGGCCCTTATTTCCGAGGAAATGTATCTCGATGACTATAAGAAATTCAAATTCGAATTAAAGCTAATCTCTCTTGAAAATAAAGTTCTGTCATACCCAACTGCTTTATCAGCTTCAGGAGAGTACCATCTTTTAAACACAGCTTTTAAAAAATTATGCCGATCCCTTGATAAACTATACCGTGAAGGTGTCGTTGACGAAAAGTACTTAATAGCGGGCGAATCAAGATTAAAATTGACAGGCTCTTTTCTTAAGAAAAAGAAAAATGATCTTGCTAAAACTAAAAAACTACCCCCGTTCTCAAATTTAAGATATCAACCTTTAAGCGAGATAGGATTTAATTTTCCAACCTCAAGCTTCTCTTTAGGAAAAAAAGACTTACAGTTAGATGCCGATTCGAGCCTTTCACTTGAGGGTTTGAAAGGATTAAAGCTAGAGGCTCTTTTGAAAAAAGTGGAGCACTTTTTACCTGAATTTGAAAAAAAGTGTTTAAGCGGCTCTTCAGATATAAGAACCCGTATGTCTATAGAAAAAATTATTGAAAAATTTTCAATTGAAAATTTGGAGTTAGAGGATTTTTCTAGAAAGGGTTTAGAGAAAGGAATTATCACTCTAAACAAGCTTTTAGAAGTTTATTTTAAATTGATTGTTTTTTCGAAAGACAACTACCCTTACCCGATCTACTTTCTAAACTTATTAAAGATTTTATATTTGCAACATCACTTCAGTGTGGCTCTTGCGCCCGCTTGTAAAGACGTAAAGCCGGTTTGTCAATATCTCTTTTATAAATGGCTAAATAGAGAAGCTCAAAATCCAATTTACTATTACTTTCATATGTTTGATTCAAAAAAGGAAGAAGAGCTTAAGAAGTTGGTTACTTGGATAAATGAGGAAGCGCTTCTTCCTTTGAAATTTGAAATGGAAAATAATAACAATAATAGAGCCTTTAAAATTACATTTAATGAAAGTCATTCCAAGTATCAGAAAAGAAGTTGGCTTGATTTTTTTAAGGAAGTTCTTCCGGATTTAATTGAAGAAGAAAAATATGCTATTGAAGGAAGACCCTCTTGGATGCAAGACGGGGAACTTTTTATGTCGGATAAACTTCCTGAGTGGTTTAAGTGCCTCATCCAATCAGCACTCTATTTTAGTTATTTCTCCGATGTTTCCATCAGCCCTTCGAAAGAACTAGATAGAGCAGGTACATTAGATGTCTTTTTAGAAAAAGAATACAAAAAGGACTATTCCAATAGTGAATATATAGAAATTAAATCCTCTTTAAGCGGCAACCCAAAAAATGACTCCACTAAATTTAGGTCGCTCTACCCTCCATTTTTAAATAAAAAAATGGAAAAAATGTTTCAAGAAATTTTAAATTCTAATTCAGCTATCATAGAAAGCGCTTGGGTATTTGCAGACAAGTCTTATAGGTTTAAAAAAGGCTTTTCTAAAAGAGAAATAGAAGATTATAGAAAATTATCTTATGCCAATCTTGGGGGAGATCTCGGTATAATTTCCCTCTTTGATTTTTTTGCTAAACATACTGACCGCTTAATAGACCCCGATTATCTAATTCTTTTCCAAATGTTTCTTTTCCAACCGGGTGTTTTAATCGCCTTAAATGAGGTTATGAAGGAGAAACTTTTTGCTTTTCTCATAAACCAAACAAACAAGTTTAAAAAGGATAATGAATTAACCGGTTATTTATTATGCCTTAGGCTTCTAAGACGATTGGTTCATTATTTCCCTAAGGAAATTAATTTAAATTTTTCAGATCTAATAAAAGAGAATTTATCTCAAATTGGATTATCTAAAGAAAATTGCTGTTTAATTTATGCAGAATTGATATCAACTTATAATGAAAAAGAAACTTTAAATGAAGACGAACTTGAAGAATTATTAACAGGTATATTTTTTCTAAAAGTTCACCCTATTTCTGAAAATCTAATCGATAGTTACATAAAAAAGGATATAGGGGAAGTTCTTGTCAAATTTGAAGGTGAAATTAAAAGATTTTATCAGAACGAAGCTCGCTTTGATGAGATGGTGCTCCGAATTTCAAAAGTGATTCACCCCGAGCTTGAAGTTGTTTGGAAAAGAATTGAAAAAGATATAAGACTTGCCTACCAAACAGAAGATGGACAAGGTCTTTTCTTGCCATTAGAAGGATCGATCGAGCACCATTCGAAAAGTAAAGAAATACCTTCTAAAGTTCGCAATACTAAACTTTATAAAAAGCTCTTTAGAAATATCCATTCCGGTGAAGTCTTTGCCGATGGCAGTTGCCATTTTGTCGATAAAAAAGGCATTCAAACCTATGTCAGAGCGGATGATTCCCAAAAATTACAGGTGGAACAGATTTTTAAAGAGCCGGATCACCTTTACGCTTATGTGCCATCGCAAACATTTCTCGGGTACTTTCGAGATACGTCTCTTTTTATAAGTGTTTATCTAGCAAAACAGTTCTATCATTTTGCATCTACGAGAGAAGATCGAGAAAAAGAGATTTATTTCAAAAATATAAAAACACAAGAAATCGTCTATCGAGCGGATTTAAGGGACGTTAGCGATAAATTTGAAGTTTTAATCACGCGTCTTTCCGACGGTTTGGTTTTAAGCAAACCGCATGATGTTTTTGAAGGTTTTGAAAAGCAAGAGTATACTCATGAATGGGTAAATAAAAATGGGGAACTTAAAGAGCTTGAGTTCCCTCGTTATGATTTAAAGTTCATAAAGGGAAGTGACAATAAATTTTATACAGAGACATTTCCGGGATTTTATCTTACAAGAGAAACAGGTTTAAAAGGAGCGCCGGATTATAAGCATCTTCTCATTTTGAAAAATGCGGAAGGGTTAAGGAAAGCTATTTTACCATTCCATCATTTTATTAAAGCGGATAAGCCTGAGTCTTTAAATCCTGATTACAAAATTGAAATGAACAATCAATCTTGCGAAGAAACCTATTTTGCATTTGATATCGATGCCAAAAGAAATCTCAAGTCCAAGTCCAAAATCGCGAATCTTTATTTAGCTGAAGTTTACTTACTAAATCAATCCTATAGTAAAGCCAAAAAGTATTTAGACTATGCGGCAAAAAAACTAACTCCATTTTCAACTGAAGAAAGAGAGATCCTAAAAAAGATCGCAACCTTAAACGATTCGACAGGAAACGAGCATGGCGAGGCTATTGGACTGCAAACGAAAGCTGCATTCACCCTTTTTAAAAATGCAAAATTTGAAATCCAAGACAAGAAGCTATCTGATGAGTACTTAATCTTATTACATAAAAATTATGCTCTTTACCTATCCCACATAACCAATATCAATTCCACCCGTCTCACCATTAATGAAGAAAAAGAGATCCTAAAACATTTAAAAGATAGCTTTCCTGCTCGTTTGGAATTTTTTAAAACTTCTAAAACCGAAAATGAAGTTTCCTGGAGAGGCACCCTTGGCGCCCCTTTCCCAAAGCTAGATACTGTTTCTGAACTCATAATTAGCACCTTTAATCCGGATAGGTCTCTTTTTGAAGATTATGATGCTTGCTATTCCAAGCTTTACTATGAAGATGCCTCAAGGGCTTTAGATAAAAGTTCCGGCATTGATTTTGCTATGGCCTATACTCTCGCCATTAATTTGAAAAATGACCCTTTGAATGAGAAATTTCAAGCAGCACTGTTATTTCAAAGACACCGGGAGAAGCTTATGCATCAAGAAATTCAGAAGGAATTGGGTTTGCTTTACTTTATTTCCAGGTCAGGGAAGCAGGATATGTTTCCTCCCCTAACCAAGGAAGATCTGGAGAATAGACAAACCTTTGATCTTTGGTTAGAGAAGGTATTGAATCTTGCAAAAAACCTTGAGCAAGAAATGAGTCTTTCTGAAAGGGAGTTTGAAGCTACAAAATCGTTATCAATTATTTCAGAGTCCTATAGCCCTTCTTTTAAAAGGGCAGCCTTCCAATCAGAGGAATGGAAAAAGAAATGGAACACTCCATTAAAAACTTGGGTACTTAAAGAAAAGGAAGATTCAATAGATCTAAAAAAGGGGGAATGTCCAACAATTCATTCCTTAACAAGATTAGCTTCGACTTTAAGCAGCATTCAAAATTACTTTGAAAGCAAAGAATCAAAAGAAGATCCGGATTATCCTCTCATTACTTCTGAATTAAGGCGGTTAAAAGAGGATATAAAAGAATATGGCATCCAATTAACTTCTCTTGAAACGATCCCCTTTGAAAGCATGGATCTTGATTCTCTCTCAATTAAGCTTAGAAAAGAGGTTTCAGATCCGATTCAATTGGCTAAGTTCAGAAAACAATTGTGTAAATTAGCCAATAAGAAATCTGAGGATCCACTTGAACAATCAAGAAGAAATCTTCATCTTTTAGGAAATTACCTAAAGAATATTCAGCTTGACGATCTTTTATTCAATTTTGCAAAACAGCGGCCTGAAGAGCTTATGGCTTTAAATCCTGGCCTTATGAAAGAAGATGTCCATCAACTTTATAGCATGATTGCCGAGTATCTTAAAATTTCTTTAGAAAATCAAAAAATTATCCGCTGCTTAAAACGGATTGAACTTCTTAAAAAAGGCGTTTCCAATGAGCAAGAGATTAACTTAAGAAAAGAACTTTATCTCGATTTATCGTATAGCACCCCATATGATCCTAAAAGCAGGCCGGCCTTTCTTGTTTTTGAATACTTTTCCGAACTTTCTTTAAGATATGAGCAAGTAGAGCTGTTAGAGCTTTTCCTAAAAGATTTTAAAGTAAACCGTATTATGGAATTGATTATGGGGGCGGGTAAATCTTCAGTTCTTCTCCCTCTTTTAGGCGCTTTAAGAGCAGATGGCGAACACATTTCAATTCTTATTGTTACAGAGTTTTTATATGATTCTGTTTCCTCTGAAACCCAAAGAAGTTTAAGGGGCCATACTAATTTAAGAAGCTTTAAATTTGATGGTTCAAGCGATTGCGATGTAAACACTCTTAAAGCGATCCTCCATGAGCTTAAAACAATAAAGGAAGAAAAAGATTGTTTGATTATGACAAACAAGAGCATTCAATGCTTCCTTCTTAGAACAGTGCAAAAAGCGTATGAATTTTATTCAGTGGCGCAAGATGAAGATTCCATTCCTGAAGATTTGGCTCTTATGATTAAGATTTTAAATGAGTTTTCTTCCAAAGGGTTGCCGCTTCTTGATGAAGCAGACTTTTTATTAAACATCTTACGTGAAATTTCTTTTGCAAGCGGTCAGAAAAAGGAAATGGATGCTTTAGAAGGGGCCGTTATCTTCCAAATCTATCACCTTCTACTGCAGGATGAGGATTTGAAAGGTAAGATGAAGCTTGATTGCGAAAAAATTGAACAAGGTCAAAAAGAAGATAAAAGATCTGTTTTTACCCCGGAGCTTTTTGAATCTAGCCTTAAGTTACCTTTAATGAAAGCTTTTTTAGAAAGCTTAAAAACGTTTTCTTATAAAGATAAATTGATCGAAGCAAAAGTCAGGCATTTCTTTAGTAACATGGAGGAAGAAACGAGACAAAATATTGAACATTATCTTCTTAGAACAGAGTCACAAATAGCTGAATCTCAAAAAACCTACTTTTCCCTGGATGCTGATATTAGAAACATCTTAGCCCTAGCCGGGGAGGAAATATCAAGTCTGTTAAAGGTGACCCTTGGAAGAGTTTTAGATGAAGATTATGGCATCGGCAAGCAAGAGTGTTTTGCTATTCCTTTCTCCGCGGCAAACACCCCGACTGAAGGCTCTCAATTTGCAAGCCCTCATGTGACAGCTAACTATACCCTTCAAACAATAGCCAAAAAGGGAATTTCGTTAGAGCTATTAAAAATGTATATTTCCAAACTTCAAAAAGAAGCTCAAGATGAAGTCAAAGACTCTTTTGATACCAAGACAACTATAGATACGGAAGCTTGGAAGGTATTTAAAAAGATAAGAGGTAAATTAGATTTGCCTTTATATAATTTGAATGATGAGCAAATTTCCCTCATTAGCGAAGAAGTAAATAAAGACCTCAAGCTTTGTCTTGAAATTGCGGTAGAGTTTATTTTCCCGCAAATGGAGATTTACACAGAAAAATTCACGTCAACGACTTTAACTTTAACCTCCTTTTTTGAGAATTTAATAGGTGTCACAGGCACTTTATGGAATAAAGACAGCATGCACCGAAAGTTACTTACTTGCACAAGAGAGGGAACTGACACCGCAACCATTTTAAAACTCTTTGAAAATAGCTATCATAGCATTTCTATTATCCCTAAAGAATCGCTAGAAACTCTTGCTGATTTGAAAGTTGACTTTGATATGGTGGCTGATGGCGGCGGTTATTTTAAAGCCGGCAAAAATTTGGATAACATTTTAGTCCTCCATAAAATGTATGGGAAGCCGGTTATTTTCTTTGATAACGATGGAAAAATCCAAGTTTTTGATGGGATTAACATTATTCCATATAGTGAGTTTCCGGATAAAGAATCCTGCATCACCTTCCTAGATCAGGCAAGGAACACAGGAGCTAATATTCCACAGCATGAAAAAGCGATTGGATTGGTCACTATTGGAAAAAATATGCAGCTTCGGGATCTTTTGCAATCTTGCTGTAGATTAAGGGGTCTCCAAAAAGGCCAGAAAGTTCATTTCCTAATTTCTGAAGATGTCTTATCGGTTATAAGACAAAGCCTTGGCATAATTGGAAATATAGATTTTAGCCATATCTTAGCCTTCTGTATTTTAAATCAGGCGAGAATGCAATCTAAAACAATTCAAACGGCCTTTCATAAAGAACTTGATGAAGTAAAGCAGAAAATTGTTTTAGAGGTTATCTCTGATGAAAATTTAAAAATTTCCGAGAAGAAAAGCATTTTGATGAAGTGGCGATCATCTTGGGTTCAAAATAGCTACCGTTCACCGGATTCTCTTTATGGCATCCTTCCAATATTCATAGAAAGCAGCGAATATGTGAAATTAAAGGTCCAGGAATTAAAAGAGATGCTAACAACAGATCTTGAGCGCCGCTATCTTGGCGACTTAGAGGAAATAGCAAGAAAGTATCAAAATATTCTCCCGACAAAAACCGCTAACCGTGAAAGTTCTGATCTTTCAACCCTTGAGCTTGAGCATACACAAGAATCACAGGCTCTTAACGAAGTTGAAGTTGAAGTAGATAAAGCAGGCGAAGATTCAGTAAAAACTGCAGGCGAGCTTAGAGAAGATGAAAATTGGACAAGTTTTGTAGCGGATGTTTTTACAAGTGATCTCTACCCGAATTGGTATAGGGGATTTAATGCTTCCGCCTCTTTTCAACAACTGCCAACTATTCCGGTTCCCGTTTTTTCTATAGAAACATATATGAACGCCTTTGAAGAGCTAAAACCTTACAAGAAGGCTTTTGATGGGATTGACCTCTCTATTAATATGCTTTCTTTCCCCGATATAAAGGAACTTAAAACGGAGGATTTCCTTTTATTTGGTTCAAGAAGGAAGGGGATTCAATTTCTTATGGTGGATGAAAAGACGGAGAGGTTGCGTCTGCTTAATGTAAATGAAGCGAAACAAAGGGCAAACCATCCTAATTTCTATAACCTCGAGTTTGGCTTTGTTAACCGAAAAGATACTCTTTCGAAATCTCTTGCTGAAAAAGTCATAAAAATAAAATTTCTTAATGGGGAATCTTATTTTAATCATGAAGAAATAAGCTTTTTAGAAAAGTGGCTTAAAGAAGAAGGCCCTGAAAAAATGTATCATTTTTATACACGATTTGCGCTTCTTGGGCATTTGCAGAAAGCAGATAAATTCCAAACAAGCCCGCTTAAGAAGCTTTTTACTGAGCTTATCCAATAA
- a CDS encoding type II toxin-antitoxin system PemK/MazF family toxin gives MRETSIKKGGIYSVDFYPVKEPETKKRRQAVICSRTLFNNNSKKVILPQSLRI, from the coding sequence ATGAGAGAAACGAGTATTAAGAAAGGCGGCATTTATTCGGTCGATTTTTATCCCGTCAAAGAACCCGAAACCAAGAAAAGAAGGCAAGCTGTAATTTGTTCCAGAACCTTATTCAATAATAATTCAAAAAAGGTAATTTTGCCCCAATCACTTCGAATATAA
- the lysS gene encoding lysine--tRNA ligase yields the protein MHKESSEELSVKKPEYLDYEEYNNRLRKLEELKALGINPYPHEYKQSHTSEDLRIKYQDPSSLGHSEEAQAGTTPLAKVAGRLVLFRAMGKNIFAQLQDEEGRIQVMFNRDLTKVEGYEPSDLSDAPSHIKIIEKKFDLGDIIGVEGHLFFTQKGELTIFAKKVTLLCKTLLPLPEKHSGLHDKELRYRKRWLDLISNPEVKEAFKKRSEILRIIRKYCEDIGFMEVETPIVQSIYGGAEAKPFRTKLNALNQDMFLRISLEIPLKKLIIGGFPKVYEIGKCFRNEGLSRKHNPEFTLLEAYASYWDYHDMMDFVERLYEKIALTLFGSTRFKVNRFDTGEEMEIDVKAPWIRLSMKDSIKKYAHIDVDSKTDEELRKILLESGHFEEAKLKTLSRGLLIAGVFEVFVEPSLLQPHHIIDHPVETTVLCKLHRDKELCQEGLIERFESFLLGGEICNAYSELNDPVLQRTLLDGQQQRRDAGDEEAAPLDEEFLEAIAQGMPPAAGVGIGIDRLVMLFTNAHSIRDVLFFPWMKPQ from the coding sequence ATGCATAAGGAATCTTCTGAAGAGCTTTCAGTGAAAAAACCCGAATATCTGGATTATGAGGAATACAATAACCGCCTCCGAAAACTTGAAGAGCTTAAAGCTCTAGGCATCAATCCCTACCCTCATGAATATAAACAAAGCCATACAAGTGAAGACCTTCGCATTAAGTATCAAGACCCATCTTCCTTAGGCCATAGTGAAGAAGCACAAGCCGGAACAACGCCTCTTGCGAAAGTTGCCGGAAGACTCGTGCTGTTCCGTGCCATGGGAAAAAATATTTTTGCCCAGCTTCAAGATGAAGAAGGCAGGATTCAGGTGATGTTTAACAGGGATCTTACCAAAGTTGAAGGGTATGAACCCTCTGATTTAAGCGATGCCCCATCCCACATTAAGATTATCGAGAAAAAATTTGATCTAGGGGATATTATAGGCGTTGAAGGACATCTTTTCTTTACGCAAAAAGGTGAACTTACTATTTTCGCTAAAAAAGTCACTCTTCTTTGCAAAACCCTCCTTCCTTTGCCTGAAAAGCATAGCGGCCTTCATGATAAAGAGCTTCGCTATAGAAAGCGCTGGCTAGATCTTATCAGCAACCCTGAAGTGAAAGAAGCCTTTAAAAAAAGGTCTGAGATCTTACGCATTATTCGAAAATACTGTGAAGACATCGGCTTCATGGAAGTTGAAACACCGATTGTCCAGTCCATTTATGGCGGCGCTGAAGCCAAACCTTTTCGAACTAAATTAAACGCTCTTAACCAAGACATGTTCCTTAGAATTTCTCTTGAAATTCCGCTAAAGAAATTAATTATAGGCGGCTTTCCAAAAGTCTATGAAATCGGAAAATGCTTTAGAAATGAAGGCTTAAGCCGTAAGCATAACCCGGAATTCACACTCCTTGAAGCCTACGCAAGCTACTGGGATTACCATGACATGATGGATTTTGTGGAAAGACTCTATGAAAAAATTGCGCTCACACTGTTTGGATCGACAAGATTTAAAGTGAATCGTTTTGATACTGGCGAAGAAATGGAAATTGATGTCAAAGCGCCTTGGATTCGTCTTTCGATGAAAGACAGCATAAAAAAATATGCTCATATTGATGTCGACTCTAAAACCGATGAAGAGCTAAGAAAAATCCTCTTAGAGAGCGGCCATTTTGAAGAGGCTAAACTTAAAACCTTGTCACGCGGTCTTTTGATTGCAGGCGTCTTTGAAGTGTTTGTTGAGCCAAGCCTTCTTCAACCGCATCACATCATTGATCATCCTGTTGAAACAACCGTGCTTTGCAAGCTGCACCGCGATAAAGAACTTTGCCAAGAAGGGCTCATTGAGCGTTTTGAAAGCTTTCTTTTAGGCGGAGAAATTTGCAATGCTTACTCCGAGTTAAATGACCCTGTGCTTCAAAGAACGCTTCTTGATGGCCAGCAGCAAAGAAGGGATGCGGGCGATGAGGAAGCAGCGCCACTTGATGAAGAGTTTCTTGAAGCGATTGCTCAAGGGATGCCTCCTGCTGCCGGTGTCGGTATCGGAATCGACCGTTTAGTGATGCTTTTCACAAATGCCCATTCCATCCGTGATGTTCTTTTCTTCCCTTGGATGAAACCGCAATAA